AATAAAATGTATGAACAGACAAGGGAAGTTTTGAAAAAAATAGACTTAGATGAGGATCCAAGAACTTTAATGTCAGATTTAACTGTAGCTAAGATTCAAATGATAGAAATTGCAAAAGCTATTTCCTATGATGCAAAGTTAATAATAATGGATGAGCCTACATCTGCTTTAGCGAATAAGGAAATTAAACAATTATTTAAGATTATGCGAAAACTAAAAGAAGAAGGTAAATCAATAATTTATATCTCTCATAAATTAGAGGAGATTACTGAAGTTTGTGACATTGTAACTGTATATAGAGATGGAGAATATATTGGTACAAAACATATTAGTGAAATAGAGATTCCAGATTTAATAAGGATGATGGTTGGAAGAAGTATAGATGAATTATTTCCAAAAGTTGATTGTAATATAGGTGATGTGAAATTAAAGGTAAATAATCTTTGCCTTGAGGATTCATTTGAAGATGTATGTTTTAATGTAAGAAAAGGAGAAATTTTTGGAATTGCAGGACTTGTGGGTTCAGGTAGAACGGAAGTAATTGAAACTTTATTTGGACTTAGGAAAAAAACATCTGGGCAGATAATAATAGATGAACAAGAAGTGGAGATAAATTCTCCAGAAGATGCTAAGGTTAAAAAGATGGCATTGTTAACAGAGGATAGACGTTTAAATGGTATTTTTCCAATGCTAAGTGTTTTCCAAAATATTACTATAGCTAATTTATCTCAATATGAAAATAAGTTTAAATTATTTGATCATAGAACTGCTACTAAAGATGTTGAAGAATATATAGATAGTATAAAAATAAAGACTCCATCAATGCATCAAAGCATGGAAAATCTTAGTGGTGGAAATCAGCAAAAGGTATTAGTAGCAAGATGGTTAATGATCAGTCCTGAAATTTTGATTATGGATGAGCCAACCCGAGGAATTGATGTTGGTGCCAAAGCTGAAATATATAAACTTATAGGTTCCCTTGCAGAACAAGGAAAAAGTGTGATTATGGTGTCTTCAGAATTACCTGAGGTAATGGGCATGAGTGATCGAATAATGGTTATGCATGAAGGAAAAGTATCTGGAATATTTGACAATACAAAGGATTTAACTCAAGAAAAAATTATGTATTATGCAACTGGACAAAGAAGAAAAGATAAAGCTATGTAAGGGGTTGTAGAGAAATGGAAACGAAAATAACTAAAAAAAATAAACTTGCATTAACAAATATAATTAAAAAATACAGTATAGCATTTGTTTTGTTAGGTATGATAATCGTTATATCTATAGTTGAACCAAAGTTTTTAAGTTCTACAAATATTTTCAATGTCTTAACTCAAAGTGCTATCTTTGGGATTATGGCTCTAGGTTTAACACTTATAATTATATCTAAAGGCATAGATTTATCAGCGGGTTCATTGGTGGCTTTGGCAGGTGTCGTAGCTGCAAGTTTAGGACAAGTAGCTGATGCGACGACTAAATTCTTTCCTAATTTAGGAGAATTGTCATTAATAGTGCCAATTTTAGTTTCTTTAGGTATAGGCGCTTTACTTGGAGCTGTTAATGGTAGTTTGATTGCTTTTACTGGAATACCCGCGTTTATAGCTACTCTTGGTATGACAACAATAGCAAGAGGATTAACTCTTATGTATACTAAAGGAAAACCAATAAGTCAACTTACACCAGGATTTACCACCTTAGGAGGTAAAATTGGATTCATGCCAGTACCAGTTTTAATATATGCAATAATGATTTTAATAACATGGGTGTTATTAAATCACACAAGTTTTGGTAAAAATGTATATGCTATAGGTGGCAATATAAAAGCTGCAGAAGTTTCAGGTATTAATGTAAAGAAAAACATTGTATGGATTTATACTTTTGCAGGTCTTATGTATGGTGTTGCAGCCTTAGTATTTGCAGGTCGTGTTGGCGGAGTGCATCCTGGTGCAGCTACTGGATATGAATTAACAGCAATAGCAGCAACAACTATAGGAGGTACAAGTCATTCTGGAGGTATAGGAACTATTGGGGGGGCAGTAATAGGTGCGTTAATATTATCTGTTCTTAGAAATAGTTTAACATTGCTTGGAGTACAAGCTTATTGGCAACAAATAATTGAAGGTGTAATAATAGTGGTTGCAGTTATTATAGATATGAGGAAACATAGAAGAAAATAATAGCATAGGATATCAATTTAAGGAAGGGAGATATTATGAATAATTTAAAATTTAATAAAGATAGAAGTTTAGATTTTGTAGCAATAGGAAGAGCTGCAGTAGATTTAAACCCAAATGAAATTAACATGCCTATGGAAGAATCTATGACATTTACAAAATATTTAGGAGGTTCTCCTGCGAATATTACAGTGGCATTGGCAACATTAGGTATGAAAACTGGATTTATAGGGAGAATTGCTGATGATCCATTAGGAAGATTTGTAGAGAATTATTTACAAAGTAGGAATATAGATACTTCAAATGTAGTAGTAGATAAATCAGGTGCAAAAACTGGGTTAGCATTTTTAGAAGTAAAATCTCCTGAAGATTGCAGTATTACTATGTATCGTGAAGATGCAGTAGATTTAAAAATAGAAGCTAACGACATAAATGAAGAATATATAAAAAATGCAAAGTCATTATTGATTTCTGGAACAGCTTTAGCAGCTAGTCCTTCAAGAGAAGCTGTATTTGCTTGTTTAGAATATGCAAAAAAACACGATACTATGGTATTTTTTGATGTTGACTATAGACCCTATACATGGAAGTCAGTAGAAGAAACTTCTATATACTATAGTTTAGCAGCAGAAAAATGTGATGTAATTATAGGAACCAGAGAAGAATTCGATATGATGGAAATGTTTACAAATTCAGATAATAAAGATGATTTTGTTACGGCAAAAAAATGGTTTGATTATAATGCAAAAGTTGTGGTTATTAAACATGGTAAGGAAGGTTCTATTGCTTATACAAAGGAAGGGGAAGCAATTACAGGGGCAGTATTTCCAGTAACACCTGTTAAGACTTTTGGAGCAGGAGATTCCTATGCAGGAGCATTTATATATGGCCTTATGAACGGGCTTTCTATAGAAGAATCTATGGAATTAGGAGCGGCCTCTGCAGCTATTGTAGTATCAAGTCATAGTTGTTCTGATGCTATGCCAAAGTTAGAGGAAATTAAAAACTTTATAAAAAACTACAATGAATAGTTAGGGATGGGGTGTTTTTATGCTTGTAAATATGAATAGTATGTTAAAACATGCTATAGAAAATAATAAGTCAGTGGCTGCCTTTAATGTATTTGGATATGAAGATGCCAGGGCTGTAATAGATGCCGCTGAAGAATTAAATGCTCCAGTTATATTAATGAATAATAGGGATGCAGTTGATTTTATAGATGTAGAATATTTTGCTGGGTTATTGGGTGAAATGGCTAAGGACTCTAAAGTTCCAGTATGTATTCACCTAGATCATGCTAAGGATTTTGATATTATAGCCAAAGCTATTAAAGCTGGTTATACTTCAGTAATGTATGATGGTTCACAATTGCCTTTGGAAGAGAATATAAAAAACACTAAGGAAGTTGTAAAATTGGCCCATGCATTAGATATAACAGTAGAGGCTGAAATAGGCTCCGTCGCCTATAGTGATAAAAACTTAGGTGTAAAAAGTATATATACAGAGCCAGAAGAGGCAGAGTATTTTGCAAAGGAAACAAATGTAGATGCATTGGCAGTTGCCATAGGTACATTGCATAGAATGAAAGTTCAAGAAGCAGTTATACAATATGATAGACTAGGAAAAATATTGAAACTAATAGATATCCCTGTAGTAATTCATGGTTCTACAGGAGTAAAAGATGAAGATTTAATGAAATTGACAAATTATAATGTAGGTAAAGTGAATATAGGTACTGCCTTAAGAATGGCTTTTGCCAATACTTTAAGGAAGGAAATGGTGGAAAACCCTCAAGTTTTCGATAGAATAAAGTTATTTAAAAAACCTATGAATGAAGTTAAGAAGGCAGCTATGAATAAAATGAAATTATTAGGTTGGTAATTATATAGGAGGGATTATATGAAAACCATTAGACTTACTATGGCACAGGCTTTAGTTAAGTTTTTGAATAATCAATATGTGGAATTTGATGGTGAAGAAAAAAGGTTTGTAAAAGGAATTTTTACAATATTTGGTCATGGTAATGTAGTTGGTTTAGGACAAGCTTTGGAAGAGTATGGGGAGGATTTAATTATTCACCAGGGTAGAAGTGAACAAGGAATGACTCATGCAGCCACTGCTTTTGCAAAACAAAAAAATAGGAAGCAAATTTATGCGTGTACATCATCAGTAGGTCCAGGAGCAGCTAATATGGTAACTGCAGCAGCTACAGCAACCGCAAATAATATTCCTGTATTATTATTACCAGGTGATGTTTTTGCAACAAGACAACCAGATCCAGTATTACAGCAAATAGAGCAATCTCATGATTTAAGCATAAGTACTAATAATGCCTTTAGACCGGTAAGTAAATACTGGGATAGGATTAATAGACCAGAACAATTAATGTCTGCCATGATTAATGCCATGAGAGTATTGACAGATCCTGCAGATACTGGGGCTGTAACTATTTGTTTGCCTCAAGATGTTCAAGGGGAAGCTTATGATTATCCTGAATATTTCTTTGAAAAGAGAGTGCATAGAATAGAAAGACGTATACCTACTAAGGAAGCTTTAAATGATGCAGTAAAGGTAATTAAAAGTAGTAAAAAGCCTTTACTTATATGTGGTGGAGGAGTTAAGTATTCTGAAGGGGCTGAAAGCTTTAAAAAATTTGCTGAGGAATTTAATATTCCTTTTGGAGAGACCCAAGCAGGAAAATCAGCAATAGAATGGGATCACCCGTTGAATTTAGGTGGAATAGGGGTTACTGGAAATTTATCAGCAAATTTAATTGCCAAAGATGCAGATTTAGTCATAGGAGTGGGGACTAAATATACAGATTTTACTACTGGTTCTAAAAATCAGTTTAAAAATGAAAATGTAAAATTTTTAAGTATAAATGTATCTGAGTTCCATGCATATAAATTAGATTCTACAAGGCTTGTTGCTGATGCAAAGTTAGCTTTAAATGAATTGACTAAATTATTAAAAGAGGAAAATTATAAATCTTGTTATAAGGATGAAATAAAAGATGCAAAAAAGAAATGGGATGATGAATTAAATAGATTATTTTCCATTGAATATAAGGATGAAGGGTTTAAGCCAGAAGTTTCTGGACATATTGACCATGTATTACCTGAATTTTATAAGGATACTGGTTCTTGCTTAACTCAAACTAGAGTATTAGGTGAGTTGGATAAATTATTAGCTAATGAAGACATAGTAGTTGGAGCTTCTGGTAGTTTGCCAGGGGATTTACAAAGGGTATGGAGACCCAAAGTGGCTAATACTTATCATATGGAATATGGTTATTCTTGTATGGGCTATGAAATAGCTGCTTCTTTAGGGGCTAAATTAGCTTGTCCAGAAAAAGAAGTTTATGCCATGGTAGGGGATGGAAGCTTCTTAATGCTTCATTCGGAAATGGTAACAAGTATTCAAGAAAATAAAAAAATAAATATATTATTATTTGACAATATGTCCTTTGGTTGTATTAATAATCTACAAATGTCCCAAGGAATAGGTAGCTTGGGAACAGAATTTAGATATAGAAATGAACAGTCTGGGAATTTAGATGGTGGATTAATTGCTATAGACTATGCTAAAGTGGCGGAAGGTTATGGTTTGAAAACATATACTGTAAAAACCATAGAAGATTTAAATAAGGCAATAGAAGATTCTAAAAAACAAAAAGTTTCTACATTAATAGATATAAAAATACTTCCAAAAACCATGACAGATGGATATGAGTCTTGGTGGAGAGTTGGAGTAGCCGAAGTATCAGAGAAAAAATCTGTACAAAATGCCTATAGGGACATGGAGGAAAATACAAATAGGGCACGCAAATACTAGTGTAGAGGATGAAGTTTATGTTAGATAAATCAAAAATAAAATTAGGTATAGCACCAATAGCTTGGACTAATGATGATTTGCCAGAATTAGGGTCAAAAAATACTTTTGAACAATGTGTAAGTGAAATGGCCTTAGCAGGATTTGAAGGTTCTGAAATTGGGAACAAATATCCTAAGGATCCAGAAGTTCTTAAAAAGGCATTGGATTTGCGAGGAATTCAGATTTGTAATGCTTGGTTTAGTACTTTTTTTACCACTAATGATCCAGCAGAAACTATAGAAGGATTCATTAAACATAGGGATTTTCTTTATGAAATGGGAGCTAAAGTAATTGGATGTTCAGAACAAGGCCATAGTATACAAGGTTTAGATAAACCAATATTTGATAATAAACCAATATTTACTGAAGAAGAATGGGAAAAATTAATTGAAGGTTATAATAAATTGGCAGTATTAGCAGAGGAAAAGGAAATGAAATTGGCTTTACATCATCATATGGGAACGGGAATTCAAACAAGTGAAGAAATCCATAGATTTATGAAGGATACAAATAAAAATGTATATTTACTCTTTGATACAGGTCATATATATTTTTCTGAAGGGAAACAAGAGGCTGTAGATAATTTAATAGATAATTATGCCCATAGAATAGCTCATATTCATTTAAAAGATGTAAGACAGAATGTGTATGAAAAATTAATAGAAGAGAAATGGTCTTTTCTTGATGGAATTAAAGCAGGAGTATTTACAGTTCCTGGTGATGGGATTATAGATTTTGACCATGTATTTTTTAAAGTTAAAGACACCGAATATGAAGGTTGGATGGTAGTAGAAGCAGA
This DNA window, taken from Tissierellales bacterium, encodes the following:
- a CDS encoding sugar ABC transporter ATP-binding protein; the encoded protein is MAEEKYILQMKNIVKTFPGVKALKGVDLNVRYGEIHALLGENGAGKSTLMKCLIGIHPKTSGDIYFENKVIDNFNTADALKMGISMIHQELSPIEHRSIMENIWLGREPRTKLGFIDHNKMYEQTREVLKKIDLDEDPRTLMSDLTVAKIQMIEIAKAISYDAKLIIMDEPTSALANKEIKQLFKIMRKLKEEGKSIIYISHKLEEITEVCDIVTVYRDGEYIGTKHISEIEIPDLIRMMVGRSIDELFPKVDCNIGDVKLKVNNLCLEDSFEDVCFNVRKGEIFGIAGLVGSGRTEVIETLFGLRKKTSGQIIIDEQEVEINSPEDAKVKKMALLTEDRRLNGIFPMLSVFQNITIANLSQYENKFKLFDHRTATKDVEEYIDSIKIKTPSMHQSMENLSGGNQQKVLVARWLMISPEILIMDEPTRGIDVGAKAEIYKLIGSLAEQGKSVIMVSSELPEVMGMSDRIMVMHEGKVSGIFDNTKDLTQEKIMYYATGQRRKDKAM
- a CDS encoding ABC transporter permease, whose translation is METKITKKNKLALTNIIKKYSIAFVLLGMIIVISIVEPKFLSSTNIFNVLTQSAIFGIMALGLTLIIISKGIDLSAGSLVALAGVVAASLGQVADATTKFFPNLGELSLIVPILVSLGIGALLGAVNGSLIAFTGIPAFIATLGMTTIARGLTLMYTKGKPISQLTPGFTTLGGKIGFMPVPVLIYAIMILITWVLLNHTSFGKNVYAIGGNIKAAEVSGINVKKNIVWIYTFAGLMYGVAALVFAGRVGGVHPGAATGYELTAIAATTIGGTSHSGGIGTIGGAVIGALILSVLRNSLTLLGVQAYWQQIIEGVIIVVAVIIDMRKHRRK
- the iolC gene encoding 5-dehydro-2-deoxygluconokinase, with the translated sequence MNNLKFNKDRSLDFVAIGRAAVDLNPNEINMPMEESMTFTKYLGGSPANITVALATLGMKTGFIGRIADDPLGRFVENYLQSRNIDTSNVVVDKSGAKTGLAFLEVKSPEDCSITMYREDAVDLKIEANDINEEYIKNAKSLLISGTALAASPSREAVFACLEYAKKHDTMVFFDVDYRPYTWKSVEETSIYYSLAAEKCDVIIGTREEFDMMEMFTNSDNKDDFVTAKKWFDYNAKVVVIKHGKEGSIAYTKEGEAITGAVFPVTPVKTFGAGDSYAGAFIYGLMNGLSIEESMELGAASAAIVVSSHSCSDAMPKLEEIKNFIKNYNE
- a CDS encoding class II fructose-bisphosphate aldolase — its product is MLVNMNSMLKHAIENNKSVAAFNVFGYEDARAVIDAAEELNAPVILMNNRDAVDFIDVEYFAGLLGEMAKDSKVPVCIHLDHAKDFDIIAKAIKAGYTSVMYDGSQLPLEENIKNTKEVVKLAHALDITVEAEIGSVAYSDKNLGVKSIYTEPEEAEYFAKETNVDALAVAIGTLHRMKVQEAVIQYDRLGKILKLIDIPVVIHGSTGVKDEDLMKLTNYNVGKVNIGTALRMAFANTLRKEMVENPQVFDRIKLFKKPMNEVKKAAMNKMKLLGW
- the iolD gene encoding 3D-(3,5/4)-trihydroxycyclohexane-1,2-dione acylhydrolase (decyclizing) codes for the protein MKTIRLTMAQALVKFLNNQYVEFDGEEKRFVKGIFTIFGHGNVVGLGQALEEYGEDLIIHQGRSEQGMTHAATAFAKQKNRKQIYACTSSVGPGAANMVTAAATATANNIPVLLLPGDVFATRQPDPVLQQIEQSHDLSISTNNAFRPVSKYWDRINRPEQLMSAMINAMRVLTDPADTGAVTICLPQDVQGEAYDYPEYFFEKRVHRIERRIPTKEALNDAVKVIKSSKKPLLICGGGVKYSEGAESFKKFAEEFNIPFGETQAGKSAIEWDHPLNLGGIGVTGNLSANLIAKDADLVIGVGTKYTDFTTGSKNQFKNENVKFLSINVSEFHAYKLDSTRLVADAKLALNELTKLLKEENYKSCYKDEIKDAKKKWDDELNRLFSIEYKDEGFKPEVSGHIDHVLPEFYKDTGSCLTQTRVLGELDKLLANEDIVVGASGSLPGDLQRVWRPKVANTYHMEYGYSCMGYEIAASLGAKLACPEKEVYAMVGDGSFLMLHSEMVTSIQENKKINILLFDNMSFGCINNLQMSQGIGSLGTEFRYRNEQSGNLDGGLIAIDYAKVAEGYGLKTYTVKTIEDLNKAIEDSKKQKVSTLIDIKILPKTMTDGYESWWRVGVAEVSEKKSVQNAYRDMEENTNRARKY
- the iolE gene encoding myo-inosose-2 dehydratase; the encoded protein is MLDKSKIKLGIAPIAWTNDDLPELGSKNTFEQCVSEMALAGFEGSEIGNKYPKDPEVLKKALDLRGIQICNAWFSTFFTTNDPAETIEGFIKHRDFLYEMGAKVIGCSEQGHSIQGLDKPIFDNKPIFTEEEWEKLIEGYNKLAVLAEEKEMKLALHHHMGTGIQTSEEIHRFMKDTNKNVYLLFDTGHIYFSEGKQEAVDNLIDNYAHRIAHIHLKDVRQNVYEKLIEEKWSFLDGIKAGVFTVPGDGIIDFDHVFFKVKDTEYEGWMVVEAEQDPAKANPLEYSLKARNFIREKTSL